A genomic segment from Blastococcus sp. PRF04-17 encodes:
- a CDS encoding YajQ family cyclic di-GMP-binding protein encodes MADSSFDVVSKVDRQEVDNALNQAGKELSQRFDFRGTNASIAWAGEDGVTLQADTEERVSAALEVFKEKLIRRNISLKVLDVGEPQASGKTYKISARIKQGIESDVAKKIAKLIRDEGPKGVQAQIQGDQLRVSGKKRDDLQAVQQLLKGADLDVALQFDNYR; translated from the coding sequence ATGGCCGACTCGTCCTTCGACGTCGTGAGCAAGGTGGACCGCCAGGAGGTGGACAACGCGCTGAACCAGGCGGGCAAGGAGCTCTCGCAGCGCTTCGACTTCCGCGGCACGAACGCATCCATCGCCTGGGCAGGCGAGGACGGCGTCACGCTGCAGGCCGACACCGAGGAGCGGGTCTCCGCCGCGCTCGAGGTGTTCAAGGAGAAGCTGATCCGGCGCAACATCTCGCTCAAGGTGCTCGACGTCGGCGAGCCGCAGGCGTCGGGGAAGACGTACAAGATCTCTGCACGGATCAAGCAGGGCATCGAGTCCGACGTCGCCAAGAAGATCGCCAAGCTGATCCGCGACGAGGGCCCGAAGGGTGTGCAGGCGCAGATCCAGGGCGACCAGCTGCGGGTCAGCGGCAAGAAGCGCGACGACCTGCAGGCTGTCCAGCAGCTG
- a CDS encoding Tad domain-containing protein translates to MRTFETDRERGSTLPFVLVCWTVAALMVLGAIAASDAFLEQQEVQAVCDGAALAAANRTDEAVVYSEGVGTELPLTMAAAQAAVADQLADGGARLDSWSARTDGAEVTVRCTRFVEIAFGWLFLGGQPLERTATASARAPTVP, encoded by the coding sequence GTGCGGACGTTCGAGACCGACCGGGAGCGCGGATCCACGCTGCCCTTCGTCCTGGTCTGCTGGACGGTCGCGGCGCTCATGGTCCTCGGGGCCATCGCAGCCTCCGACGCCTTCCTCGAGCAGCAGGAGGTGCAGGCGGTGTGCGACGGCGCCGCCCTGGCCGCGGCCAACCGCACCGACGAGGCCGTCGTCTACTCCGAAGGCGTCGGCACCGAGCTGCCGCTCACCATGGCCGCCGCGCAGGCGGCCGTCGCCGACCAGCTCGCCGACGGAGGTGCGCGGCTCGACTCGTGGTCGGCCCGGACGGACGGCGCCGAGGTCACGGTGCGGTGCACCCGGTTCGTCGAGATCGCCTTCGGCTGGTTGTTCCTGGGCGGCCAGCCGCTGGAGCGCACCGCGACGGCGAGCGCACGGGCACCCACCGTCCCCTGA